One window of Actinomycetota bacterium genomic DNA carries:
- a CDS encoding nucleotidyltransferase family protein, which translates to MNKDIKNAVILAAGSGTRLGYLGHLLPKTLFPIYDRPIIHHIIDLLEKTGIENAFIVVKYHKEKIFEYFKNINSSLKINIDFINQEKLDGTANAIALTKKYNKNNDFLTILGDEYFTHKDLNPMFELFYKKDAVAAEAVIEETNIESLRQTCCADVENDGRIIEIIEKPKEPKHRYRGCGIYMFKPEIFEYIKNTEEDSFRKEKDITTVINNVAKDMKAYAYMLDGFHININNYEELYNATKLIRKYSR; encoded by the coding sequence ATGAACAAAGACATAAAAAATGCTGTAATTCTTGCTGCCGGCTCAGGAACAAGACTTGGTTATCTTGGTCATCTTTTACCTAAAACCTTATTCCCCATTTATGACAGGCCTATAATACATCATATTATTGATTTGCTTGAAAAAACAGGTATTGAAAATGCATTCATAGTCGTCAAATACCATAAAGAAAAAATTTTTGAATATTTTAAAAACATAAACAGCAGTCTGAAGATAAACATTGATTTCATTAATCAGGAAAAATTAGATGGTACCGCCAATGCAATCGCTCTCACAAAAAAATATAATAAAAACAATGATTTTTTAACAATCCTTGGTGATGAATACTTTACACATAAGGATTTAAACCCTATGTTCGAATTATTTTATAAAAAAGATGCTGTTGCCGCAGAAGCTGTTATAGAGGAAACCAATATAGAATCTTTAAGACAAACCTGCTGCGCTGATGTTGAAAATGATGGAAGAATAATTGAAATAATAGAAAAACCAAAAGAACCCAAACATCGATATAGGGGCTGTGGAATTTATATGTTCAAACCCGAAATATTTGAATACATTAAGAATACCGAAGAGGATTCTTTTAGAAAGGAAAAGGATATTACTACAGTAATCAATAATGTTGCAAAAGATATGAAGGCATATGCCTATATGCTTGACGGTTTTCATATCAATATAAATAATTATGAGGAACTTTACAATGCAACGAAGTTGATCAGAAAATATTCAAGATAA